A stretch of Candidatus Dormiibacterota bacterium DNA encodes these proteins:
- a CDS encoding alpha/beta fold hydrolase: MTSRWHLCYFILILILLSQVPSRGATPPVVGGTDPIAARTAVADGVKLRYLTAGHGPAVLLLHGYAETSHMWRPLIPRLAAGFTIIAPDLPGIGGSDIPADGLDMTRAAARVHALVKGLGVDKAVVVGHDIGLMVAYAYAAQFPAEVERLVLMDAFLPGVEGWEAIYNNPAIWHFRFNGPTPEALVKGRERIYFEHFWNDFAADKSRSIPEADRQEYATAYGRPGRMRAGWAYFVSFQQAARDFAQFSRTKLTMPVLSIGGDKANGDALAQQVKLVATDASSVVLANTGHWVMEENPRETTDALLRFLGSAPASTAASQALPQMRLTPDEVRANQTGPGQIGSSFLPGVSTKVLSGDPSRPGFYTIVLSVPAHTTIPAHSHRDDRVATVVSGTWQFGYGDRFAEQALKSLPPGSVYSEPGGANHFARTGTEPVLVEISGVGPTDTHYVDPADAPKPPGGR, from the coding sequence ATGACGAGCCGCTGGCACCTCTGTTACTTCATATTGATACTGATCCTCCTTTCTCAGGTGCCCTCGCGCGGCGCCACGCCGCCTGTCGTCGGAGGAACCGATCCGATCGCTGCGCGCACCGCGGTCGCGGACGGGGTGAAGCTGCGGTATCTCACGGCCGGGCACGGTCCCGCCGTCCTGCTGCTGCACGGCTACGCCGAAACCTCGCACATGTGGCGGCCGTTGATCCCGCGGCTCGCGGCGGGCTTCACCATCATCGCCCCCGACCTGCCGGGCATCGGCGGCTCCGACATCCCCGCGGACGGTCTCGACATGACGCGCGCGGCGGCCCGCGTGCACGCGCTCGTCAAAGGCCTGGGCGTCGACAAGGCGGTCGTGGTGGGGCACGACATCGGGCTGATGGTCGCCTACGCCTACGCCGCCCAGTTCCCGGCTGAGGTGGAGAGACTCGTGCTGATGGACGCGTTCCTGCCCGGTGTCGAGGGCTGGGAAGCCATTTACAACAATCCGGCCATCTGGCATTTCCGGTTCAACGGGCCGACGCCCGAGGCGCTCGTCAAGGGGCGCGAGCGGATCTACTTCGAGCATTTCTGGAACGACTTCGCGGCCGACAAGTCGCGGTCCATCCCCGAGGCCGATCGCCAGGAATACGCCACCGCCTACGGCCGCCCGGGGCGGATGCGGGCGGGGTGGGCGTATTTCGTCTCCTTTCAGCAGGCCGCACGGGACTTCGCGCAATTCTCGCGGACGAAGCTGACTATGCCGGTCCTTTCGATCGGCGGAGACAAGGCGAACGGCGACGCCCTGGCCCAGCAAGTGAAGCTCGTCGCGACGGATGCGTCGTCCGTGGTCCTGGCCAACACCGGACACTGGGTCATGGAAGAAAATCCGCGAGAGACCACCGACGCGCTGCTGCGCTTCCTTGGCTCGGCGCCGGCATCGACGGCGGCGTCCCAGGCCCTGCCGCAGATGCGGCTGACGCCCGACGAAGTCCGCGCGAACCAGACCGGCCCGGGCCAGATCGGCAGCTCGTTTCTCCCGGGCGTCAGCACCAAGGTCCTCTCCGGCGATCCGTCGCGGCCCGGCTTCTACACGATCGTCCTGTCCGTGCCCGCCCACACGACGATCCCGGCGCATTCGCATCGTGACGATCGGGTGGCGACAGTCGTGTCAGGCACCTGGCAGTTTGGATACGGCGACCGTTTCGCTGAGCAGGCGCTGAAGAGTCTGCCGCCCGGCAGCGTCTACTCGGAGCCGGGCGGCGCGAATCATTTCGCCCGGACCGGGACCGAGCCGGTCCTGGTCGAGATCTCCGGCGTGGGCCCGACCGACACACACTATGTCGATCCCGCGGATGCTCCGAAGCCGCCGGGAGGCCGATGA
- a CDS encoding 3' terminal RNA ribose 2'-O-methyltransferase Hen1 has product MLLTLTTTHRPATDLGYLLAKNPARCQTFEMAFGEAHVFYPAAEADRCTAALLLDLDPVGLVRGRARGPGGEAGALAQYVNDRPYVASSFLSVAIARILGSALRGESKGRQDLADTPIPLEAALSAVPCRGGEALLTRLFEPLGYAIDARRLALDVRFPEWGESPYFALRIAATTRLRDLLTHLYVMLPVLDDEKHYWVGDDEVDKLLKRGEEWLPRHPERELIVRRYLRHQRRLVRDTLARLVSDEDPDPQRTEEERGRDEAALEAPLNLNDQRIGAVVAALRQAGARRVIDVGCGEGRLVQELLRDRAFEKIAGMDVSWRALEMARDRLDLDRLPPAVHERVELFQGALTYRDRRLAGYDAACVVEVIEHLDPARLPPFERSVFEFARPGTVVVTTPNAEYNVRFANLAAGKFRHRDHRFEWTRAELQAWAQAVAARFRYTVRFLPVGPDDAEVGSPTQMALFTVASSGAAPRSAPA; this is encoded by the coding sequence ATGCTCCTGACCCTGACGACCACGCATCGGCCGGCGACCGATCTCGGTTATCTGCTGGCCAAGAATCCGGCGCGCTGCCAGACGTTCGAGATGGCGTTCGGGGAGGCGCACGTCTTCTATCCGGCGGCCGAGGCCGATCGCTGCACGGCGGCACTGCTGCTCGATCTCGATCCGGTCGGACTGGTCCGCGGGAGAGCGCGCGGCCCGGGCGGCGAGGCTGGAGCGCTCGCGCAGTACGTCAACGATCGCCCCTACGTCGCGTCGTCCTTTCTGAGCGTCGCCATCGCGCGCATCCTCGGGTCGGCACTGCGCGGAGAGAGCAAGGGACGGCAGGATCTCGCCGACACGCCCATCCCGCTCGAGGCCGCGCTGTCGGCTGTCCCCTGCCGCGGCGGCGAGGCGCTCCTGACGCGGCTGTTCGAGCCGCTCGGCTACGCCATCGACGCGCGGCGCCTGGCTCTCGACGTGCGCTTCCCCGAATGGGGTGAGAGCCCGTACTTCGCGCTGCGCATCGCGGCGACGACCCGTCTGCGCGATCTGCTGACGCACCTGTACGTCATGCTCCCCGTGCTCGACGACGAGAAGCACTACTGGGTGGGAGACGACGAGGTCGACAAGCTGCTGAAACGCGGCGAGGAGTGGCTGCCGCGTCATCCCGAGCGCGAGCTGATCGTCCGGCGATATCTCAGGCATCAGCGGCGTCTGGTGCGGGACACGCTCGCACGCCTGGTCTCCGACGAGGACCCCGACCCGCAGCGCACCGAGGAGGAGCGCGGCCGCGATGAGGCCGCGCTCGAGGCGCCGCTCAACCTGAACGATCAGCGCATAGGCGCCGTCGTGGCCGCCCTGCGCCAGGCCGGAGCGCGGCGCGTCATCGACGTTGGCTGCGGCGAGGGGCGTCTCGTCCAGGAGCTGCTGCGCGATCGCGCCTTCGAGAAGATCGCAGGGATGGACGTCTCGTGGCGCGCCCTCGAGATGGCGCGCGATCGGCTCGACCTCGATCGCCTGCCCCCCGCCGTGCACGAGCGGGTCGAGCTCTTCCAGGGTGCCCTCACCTACCGCGATCGGCGCCTCGCCGGCTACGACGCGGCCTGCGTCGTCGAGGTCATCGAGCACCTCGACCCCGCCCGTCTGCCCCCCTTCGAGCGTTCGGTGTTCGAGTTCGCGCGCCCGGGCACTGTCGTCGTCACGACCCCGAACGCGGAATACAACGTACGCTTCGCGAACCTCGCCGCCGGCAAGTTCCGCCACCGCGATCACCGCTTCGAGTGGACGCGCGCCGAGCTCCAGGCGTGGGCGCAGGCGGTCGCCGCCCGCTTCCGCTACACCGTCCGCTTCCTCCCGGTCGGGCCGGACGATGCGGAGGTCGGCTCCCCGACGCAGATGGCCCTTTTCACGGTGGCCTCGTCGGGCGCCGC